The Pontibacter sp. SGAir0037 DNA segment GCAGGTGAAAAAAGCGTATTATGATGTTTTACTGGCGCAGGAATCGTTGAAGGTGCTGCAGCAAAGCCTGCAGAATGCTCAACGTAATTTTGAAAATACCCGAAACCAGTTTGCCCAGGAGCTGGTGCCGCAGTATGATGTTATCCGATCGGAGGTGCAGGTAGAAAATATCAGACCGGATATTCTGCAGGCAGAAAACAGCCTGGAAGCGGCCACCAGTAACCTAAAATTGCTGGCCAACATACCCGATGAGATTCCGGTTGTACTGGTGCAAACACTACAGGAGTTTTTGAATAGCAGTAATACAGAACTGCTTACCTCCTTTGGTGTAGAAAACAACCCTAGCCTGAAACAACTCGATGTGCAGGAGATGCTGCAGGAGCAGCAGGTACAGGTGCAGCAATCAAGCTATTTTCCGTCAGTTTCAGCTTTTGGTAACTATGCGTATCAGTCGCAGGCAAATAATTTCAACTTCAGGGAGTACCTGTGGGTGCGAACATCCGGCGTAGGCTTGCAGCTAAGTGTGCCTGTTTTCCAGGGGTTCGTGCGTTCCCGCCAGATAGAGCAGGCCAAACTGGACCTGGAGCAGGTACAGATCCAGAAACAGTACATGAGCAAATCGCTGACCATTCAGGCCAAAAACGCATTAAACAGGGTGAAAAGAGCAAGGGCAGCACTGGCAGCACAGGAAAAGAATATAGCGCAGGCACAAAAGGGTTTTGAAATTGCGCAGGTAAGCTACAGGAGCGGTGTTGGTACGTTTATCGATGCCAACGATGCAGAACTGGCGCTCACGCAGTCGCGGCTGAGTTATTTAGAAGTGGTGTATGAATATTTAAATGCAATAGCCGATTTCGAACAATTAACCGGAGGTAATGGAACAGGCAACTAACGTATCAGGGAGAACAATAAAGAAAATTTACCGCGGCTTAGCGGGGTATGCGCTACTGGCACTTTTGCTGAACGCTTGCGGTGGCAACGAACAACAAGCCCAAACGCAGGAGAAGGCAGAAGCTGAACAGGCCGTTGCGGTGGAAGCCCAAGTTATACAGGTACAGACGCTGCCTCAGCAGATCAGCTATACAGGAAATATTGAACCCTGGGAACAGGCTCTTATTGCAGGCCAAACAGGTGTCAGGATAGACCGAATACATGTGCAGGAGGGAGACCAGGTAAGAAAGGGGCAGGTGCTGGCGACCATGAATTCAACTCAGTTGAACCAGGCCAAAACACAGCTCGATCTGGCAAGGCGAAATGTTACCCGCCTCGATACTTTATATCGCATTGGCTCTGTATCTGGGCAGCAGTTTGATCAGGCCCAGACAGAGTATCAGAATGCGCTGAGCAATTACAACAACCTGGCACAGAATACCCGCCTTACGGCCAACTTTAACGGTGTGATAACAGGTAAATACTTTACTTCAGGCGAAATCTTTTCGCCCTCTGCCGATGCGCCCGCTATCTTGTCTATGATGCAGATTGATCCTGTAAAAGTAACCATTCGTGTAGGTGAGGCATATTTTACAAGAGTGAATGAAGGAATGCAGGCAACCGTGCTTTCAGATGTGTACCCGGACCAGGAGTTTACAGGACAGGTATACCGGAAATCGCCTACAATCGACAGAGGCAGCCGCACTTTTCAGACGGAAATACGCATCGATAACAAAGACAGGAGGTTGCGCCCCGGTATGTTTGCCCGTGTAACCTTAAACCTGGGAGAAGCAGAAGGTATTTACATTCCGACCTCTGCTGTTGTCAACCAGCAAGGTACGACCAACCAGTTTGTATATGTGGTGGAGGGTGATCGTGTTCGACGTACGGCTGTGGAGACAGGTAACCGCTACGAAGAACTGATTCAGATACAGTCTGGGCTTGAGGCAGGGCAACGCATCGTAACGGAAGGTATGGGTAAGCTGAACGAAGGCTCCCTGGTAAGAATCATGAATAATCCCGGACAGGTTTCTGAACAGTAAGCATTAGCAGCATGAACATATTTAAATTAGCCATATTCCGTCCTGTTGCCACCATTATGGTGTTTCTGGCCCTGATGGTGTTTGGCGTATACTCTACTTTAAATCTGCCTGTAGATCTGTTTCCGGAAATAGATCCGCCTATTATTACCGTTATTTCAACTTACCAGGGTGCAGGTGCCCTGGAGGTGGAGCAGAACGTAACGCGGCAACTCGAAGACCAGTTCAGTACGCTGAACGATCTCGATGAAATCACCTCCAGTTCGGTAGATAATTTATCGATCATTACCATTGAATTTGACTGGAACGCAAACCTGGATGAGGCCTCCAATAACATTCGGGATGCCTTGAGCAGGGCACAGCCGCTGCTGCCCGACGATGTAGATGAGCCGGTGATTTATCGGTTCAATGCCAGTAGCATTCCTGTTATCACCCTCGCGGCCACGGCAAAAGAAAGTTATCCTAACCTGAGGCAGATACTCGACAACCAACTGGTAACGCCTCTCAACAGGATTCCGGGAGTAGGTGCTGTAAATATACAGGGAGGGCCAGTCCGCGAAATCCAGATCAACATAGATCCGCAGCGCATGCGTGCTTATGGGGTAGACATAAACCAGATATCGCAGGCACTCAGCAACGAGAACCTGGTTATTCCGGCCGGTGATATTACCGTTGGTCGGCAGCAGTACAACGTGCGGATAGATGCAGAGTTTAAAACGGTGGAGGAGATAAACCAGATCGTGGTGAGGAACACGCCACAGGGCGGTATTATTTATGTGCAGGATGTAGCCGAGGTACGCGATGCTATTAACGAAGAGAATCGCCTGGAAGTGGTAAACGGGGGCAACGCAATTACCATATCGGTGCAGAAGCAGAACAATGCCAATACCGTGGAGGTAGCCAAGCAGGTGCTGGCAAGGCTGCCGGAGCTGGAGCGTACGCTTCCGCCTGATGTAAAAATACAGACGGTGGTAGATACTTCCCGCTACATCGTGAATTCTGTAAACAACTTATCGGAAGTGCTGATTTATGCCGTTGTGTTTGTGGTGCTAGTTGTATTTATATTTCTTCGGAAATGGCGGGCAACTTTTATTGTGGCGCTTACCATTCCTTTTTCGCTTATCGGCGCCTTTATCTATCTCTCAATTACGGGCAATACGTTAAACCTTATCTCGCTTTCCTCGCTTTCCATAGCTTTGGGCATGGTGGTAGACGATGCCATTGTGGTGCTCGAAAACATTACCACTTACATTGAAAGAGGTACCAAGCCCAGGGAAGCAGCCTTGTACGGCACCAACGAAGTAGGTGTGGCAGTGGTTGCTACTACGCTCACTGTTGTTGCTGTATTCCTTCCGCTCACCTTCCTGACCGGTATGACTGGTATCTGGTTTGGGCAGTTGGGTGCCATTGTGGTGGTAACTATTGTTATTTCTACGCTAGCAGCCCTTACACTTATCCCGATGATGTCTTCTAAACTTTTTAAGGAAAAGAAAAAAGACAACAAACTCCGCAACAGTTTCCGGCACAAACTCGACCGGAGTGTGGAAAATGTATTGGGCCGCATGGACAGAGGTTATAAAAACATTTTAGGATGGTCGCTTACGCACAAGGCGCTGGTTGTTGTGCTGGCAGTTGTTTTGTTTGTGGGGTCGCTGCTTCTGGTGCCGAGAATCGGAACAGAGTTCATGCCGCAGGCTGATAACGCCCGGCTCATGATCACGCTGGAATTACCAACGGGCCGCAGCCCGCAGAGCGCACTGCCAACTATCGAAAAGGTGGAGGCTATCTTTAAGGAGCATGTGCCGGAACTGGAAATAATTTCTTCGGGCATAGGTTCCAGTACACAAGGTGGCGGAAGTATTATGGGCGGTGCAAGTACAGGCTCTAATATCATCGATATTAATGCATCGCTGGTGCCAGTCGACCAGCGCGACAGAACTGTTTTTGAGATTGCGGAAGTGCTGCGGGAGAAGTTCCGGGATATTCCGGAAATCATCGATTTTTCTGTTAGCACGCAGGGCGGACCTAGTGCCGGAGCGCCTGTTGCTATAAATATTATCGGCAACGACCTGGAGCAGATTTCCGGAATAGCAGACAGAATTGTTGCCCGGCTGGAGCAGATTGAAGGGGTAAGAAATGCCAGTGTAGACCGTGGCGATCCGCAGCCCGCCCTGCAAATTGACCTGGACCGGAACCGGCTGGCTCCCTTAGGGCTGAACACCGGAGCAGTAGGACAGAGCATCCGTAGTATGATTGCCGGCCAGACTGCTACCGAGTACCGGGAGCAAGGCGAGGAGTTTGATGTGGTTGTCCGTTACGGTGCTCCTTTCAGGCAGAGTATAGAGGATGTTAGGCGAATGACCATTACCACACCGGATGGGAACCTGGTAGAAGTTGGTTCGCTTGGCGAAGTGCGTGAAATCTTTACACCACCCAATATTGAGCGCATAGGGCGGGAACGTGCTGTAGGCGTAACCGCAGATTTGCTGGAAACACCTTTAAACGTGGTAACGGCACAAATGGAAGACTTTATTCAGAATGAGCTGGATGTGCCTTCGGGAGTGGAAATTGAGTTTGGCGGAGACATTGAAGAGCAGCAGGATGCCTTCGGGGATTTGTTCCTGCTGCTGGGGCTCAGTATTATTTTAGTATACATTGTAATGGCTGCCCAGTTCGAGTCGCTGAAAGATCCCTTTATTATTATGTTCTCACTGCCTTTTGCCTTTACGGGTGTGATGCTGGCCCTGGTATTTACCAACACCAAACTTAGTGTGATTGCATTTGTGGGAGGCATTATACTAGTGGGTATAGTGGTGAAAAACGCCATCGTATTGGTAGACTACATTCAGTTGCTCCGTGGCAGAGGGCTGTCGCTGTTCGATTCTATAGTGGAGTCAGGTGCTTCCAGGCTGCGCCCTGTGCTCATGACTACGCTTACCACTTTGCTAGCCATGGTTCCACTGGCTATCAGCAAGGGCGAAGGCTCCGAAACCTGGAAACCAATGG contains these protein-coding regions:
- a CDS encoding TolC family protein, coding for MKSKVAEIAAQMHRYAFSRSRFIILICSALLSVGLQIGATAQARAQISDTLRLTLEETVESAISGNPDVLLAQLSVKRANSQLRAVNGGFLPQVGIDGQYTRNLKRPVFFLPAGSNFPGAGGGGSEGVTVIEAGSDNSYQLAAQANVPIYSRELILNSRAAKTAVNVNERGLDISRNDIRMQVKKAYYDVLLAQESLKVLQQSLQNAQRNFENTRNQFAQELVPQYDVIRSEVQVENIRPDILQAENSLEAATSNLKLLANIPDEIPVVLVQTLQEFLNSSNTELLTSFGVENNPSLKQLDVQEMLQEQQVQVQQSSYFPSVSAFGNYAYQSQANNFNFREYLWVRTSGVGLQLSVPVFQGFVRSRQIEQAKLDLEQVQIQKQYMSKSLTIQAKNALNRVKRARAALAAQEKNIAQAQKGFEIAQVSYRSGVGTFIDANDAELALTQSRLSYLEVVYEYLNAIADFEQLTGGNGTGN
- a CDS encoding efflux RND transporter periplasmic adaptor subunit; amino-acid sequence: MEQATNVSGRTIKKIYRGLAGYALLALLLNACGGNEQQAQTQEKAEAEQAVAVEAQVIQVQTLPQQISYTGNIEPWEQALIAGQTGVRIDRIHVQEGDQVRKGQVLATMNSTQLNQAKTQLDLARRNVTRLDTLYRIGSVSGQQFDQAQTEYQNALSNYNNLAQNTRLTANFNGVITGKYFTSGEIFSPSADAPAILSMMQIDPVKVTIRVGEAYFTRVNEGMQATVLSDVYPDQEFTGQVYRKSPTIDRGSRTFQTEIRIDNKDRRLRPGMFARVTLNLGEAEGIYIPTSAVVNQQGTTNQFVYVVEGDRVRRTAVETGNRYEELIQIQSGLEAGQRIVTEGMGKLNEGSLVRIMNNPGQVSEQ
- a CDS encoding efflux RND transporter permease subunit — protein: MNIFKLAIFRPVATIMVFLALMVFGVYSTLNLPVDLFPEIDPPIITVISTYQGAGALEVEQNVTRQLEDQFSTLNDLDEITSSSVDNLSIITIEFDWNANLDEASNNIRDALSRAQPLLPDDVDEPVIYRFNASSIPVITLAATAKESYPNLRQILDNQLVTPLNRIPGVGAVNIQGGPVREIQINIDPQRMRAYGVDINQISQALSNENLVIPAGDITVGRQQYNVRIDAEFKTVEEINQIVVRNTPQGGIIYVQDVAEVRDAINEENRLEVVNGGNAITISVQKQNNANTVEVAKQVLARLPELERTLPPDVKIQTVVDTSRYIVNSVNNLSEVLIYAVVFVVLVVFIFLRKWRATFIVALTIPFSLIGAFIYLSITGNTLNLISLSSLSIALGMVVDDAIVVLENITTYIERGTKPREAALYGTNEVGVAVVATTLTVVAVFLPLTFLTGMTGIWFGQLGAIVVVTIVISTLAALTLIPMMSSKLFKEKKKDNKLRNSFRHKLDRSVENVLGRMDRGYKNILGWSLTHKALVVVLAVVLFVGSLLLVPRIGTEFMPQADNARLMITLELPTGRSPQSALPTIEKVEAIFKEHVPELEIISSGIGSSTQGGGSIMGGASTGSNIIDINASLVPVDQRDRTVFEIAEVLREKFRDIPEIIDFSVSTQGGPSAGAPVAINIIGNDLEQISGIADRIVARLEQIEGVRNASVDRGDPQPALQIDLDRNRLAPLGLNTGAVGQSIRSMIAGQTATEYREQGEEFDVVVRYGAPFRQSIEDVRRMTITTPDGNLVEVGSLGEVREIFTPPNIERIGRERAVGVTADLLETPLNVVTAQMEDFIQNELDVPSGVEIEFGGDIEEQQDAFGDLFLLLGLSIILVYIVMAAQFESLKDPFIIMFSLPFAFTGVMLALVFTNTKLSVIAFVGGIILVGIVVKNAIVLVDYIQLLRGRGLSLFDSIVESGASRLRPVLMTTLTTLLAMVPLAISKGEGSETWKPMAVAVIGGLTFSTLITLVFVPVMYAIFHRKRKHKVSLLAG